In Falco biarmicus isolate bFalBia1 chromosome 5, bFalBia1.pri, whole genome shotgun sequence, a single genomic region encodes these proteins:
- the NDUFA5 gene encoding NADH dehydrogenase [ubiquinone] 1 alpha subcomplex subunit 5, whose product MAGVLRKTSGLVGLAVVENPHERLRILYTKILGVLQNIPKDAAYRKYTEQIINQQFNLVQTETDVQKLQDKLNSGHIEEVILQAENELSLARKMIQWKPWEPLVEEPPSDQWRWPI is encoded by the exons ATGGCGGGGGTACTGAGGAAG ACCAGTGGGCTTGTAGGATTGGCTGTGGTTGAAAACCCTCATGAG CGCCTGCGAATACTGTACACAAAAATCCTTGGTGTCCTGCAAAACATTCCCAAAGATGCAGCATACAGGAAATACACTGAGCAGATTATAAACCAGCAATTTAATTTGGTGCAAACA GAAACAGATGTGCAGAAACTACAGGACAAACTGAATAGTGGTCACATAGAAGAAGTCATTTTACAG GCTGAAAATGAACTTTCCCTGGCAAGAAAAATGATACAGTGGAAACCATGGGAGCCTCTAGTTGAAGAACCTCCTTCTGACCAGTGGAGATGGCCAATataa